Genomic DNA from Dioscorea cayenensis subsp. rotundata cultivar TDr96_F1 chromosome 1, TDr96_F1_v2_PseudoChromosome.rev07_lg8_w22 25.fasta, whole genome shotgun sequence:
AATGTTGATACTTCCTTCCTGATTAACTTAGAACAACTGAATATAAAGAGAAACATAGTTTGCTTTATAGCAAGGATGCTGACAAGCTTTACAAAAAGGCAAAAGGTGAACAACAGTGTCCAATCAGCTTCTCAGACTAGATATGCTCTAGTCCAATCCGCACACAAACCTTAATGACCAGGTACACTTAGCTGACTCTACTACTAGGTCAACCAAGCTTAGCCAACAGAACGGACTTGACAATTCATCTGATAACAAAGTCAAACCAAGCCAGAAAAAAGAGCCTGATAGCAAGATCCATGTATAAGTTTCATTTGCCAAGAACGAGGCAACTTTATACGAATCAAAGAATTCCATAAAACTATACAAAGTGAGGGCTTGTTAAATTACAAGTACTCAAAAACTACAAATTACAAATTGTTGAGGGTTCTCAAGAGCAAGCATAGAGCATGTTGATTGGCAAGAAATGAAAATCAAGCTAACTAATTGCATCTCTATCTCCTTAGATACTCCTCTTCTTAGCAAGGATAACACATACTCCATGGAAGCGGCATCACAAGGCAATGTGATAGGGCCATCACATGGCAAACAGAATTCCTCTTCCGATATCCTCAAAAGCTCCTTGAAAATACTATTGTGTAGGTATGCCAAGGGAACCATAAAACGCTTCCCCTCAGAAGTGTACACATTGAAATGCCCTTTCTCTGCAACAAAGGATGTACAGCATGCATCGAGATCAGAGTGTTTATCAGCTTTTGGTGAAGCCATCATTTTCTTGAGGGATGGAACCTTCAGCAACTTCCTTGCCATCTGTGACAAATGTTTATGAGAATCAAAGCTTTGGGTGTATGAAAGTTGTGATTGTTTTGGCAATAAGAGCAACAGTTTCCATAGTCTTATATGGGTGAATAATAGTAAAGGTGCTCCCATTGATGGTAGGAGCAAGGCCATGTTTGGAAAACATACATGGAAAGACATGAGACTAACATTTTAAGATTTGGTGCTGCAATTGGCACATGAAGAGTGGACCAGATGTGCTTGTTGTTAGCATTACATTTCCTCATGCCCTTCTTGGCATACCATTGACATGTTAGGACCAGGATATCAATCCATCTGAGTGCATCTGAGTGAACTGTGAGTTAGTGACTCACAGTTCACTTTGAATGGATACAGATGGATTGATAATGTACAACCAACATGCCATTGGCTTGTCAAGAACAGACGATGAAATGCAATGCTAGCCATATACCCATCTGGTCCACTCTTCATGTGGAAATTGCAACACCGAAtccaaaaacattaattttgatGTCATTGAATATGTGTTAACAGAACATGACCTGCTAACATTAATATGAGGATGCTATACTCTTTCTTTTCTATATAAGCATATGGTTATCATCGCTCTTGCAGCCAAGACAACCACAAGTTATACACACACCAAGTTGCTATAGACTTACACCTTTAAGAAAATGGCAAGGAAGTTGCTGAAGGTTCCATCCCTTAAGAGAATGATCTCTTCACCGAGAGCGGATAAACTCACTGATTT
This window encodes:
- the LOC120262887 gene encoding auxin-responsive protein SAUR36-like; the protein is MARKLLKVPSLKKMMASPKADKHSDLDACCTSFVAEKGHFNVYTSEGKRFMVPLAYLHNSIFKELLRISEEEFCLPCDGPITLPCDAASMEYVLSLLRRGVSKEIEMQLVSLIFISCQSTCSMLALENPQQFMNCQVRSVG